From the genome of Leptodactylus fuscus isolate aLepFus1 chromosome 1, aLepFus1.hap2, whole genome shotgun sequence, one region includes:
- the PURG gene encoding purine-rich element-binding protein gamma → MDRGRGQRESAGISRSVYPQQYSYSSTQNLEIQELASKRVDIQKKRFYLDVKQSARGRFLKIAEVWIGRGRQDNIRKSKLTLSLSVAAELKDCLGDFIEHYAHLGLRSSHSQRSEHGSDKEHDSRRRPHPASPSGSVGSEEPATHSVLKTEYIERDNRKYYLDLKENQRGRFLRIRQTMTRGPGMIGYFGQSLGQEQTIVLPAQGMIEFRDALVQLIEDYGEGDIEERRGGGDEPPELPEGTSFRVDNKRFYFDVGSNRYGIFLRVSEVRPPYRNTITVPYKVWTRFGDNFIKYEEEMRKIYNSHKEKRMDVRVDSSEEQECPE, encoded by the coding sequence ATGGATCGAGGAAGAGGCCAAAGAGAGAGTGCAGGGATAAGCAGGAGTGTTTACCCGCAGCAGTACAGCTACTCCTCCACACAGAATCTAGAAATTCAAGAGCTAGCATCCAAGAGGGTCGACAttcaaaaaaaaaggttttacttGGATGTCAAGCAGAGCGCACGTGGTCGTTTTTTAAAGATTGCGGAAGTATGGATTGGTAGAGGGCGACAGGATAATATTAGAAAAAGCAAGTTGACGTTATCCTTGTCTGTGGCTGCTGAATTGAAAGATTGTTTAGGAGATTTTATAGAGCATTATGCTCATCTTGGTCTTCGAAGTAGTCATTCACAAAGAAGTGAACACGGAAGTGATAAAGAGCATGATTCTAGGAGGAGGCCTCATCCAGCCTCTCCTTCAGGTTCTGTTGGATCAGAAGAACCTGCAACACACAGTGTTCTTAAGACTGAATATATTGAACGAGACAATAGGAAATATTATTTAGACCTTAAAGAGAACCAACGGGGGCGTTTTTTAAGGATTAGACAAACCATGACCAGAGGACCTGGAATGATTGGATATTTTGGTCAGAGTTTAGGTCAAGAGCAAACAATAGTTTTGCCAGCGCAAGGTATGATTGAATTTAGAGATGCATTAGTTCAGCTTATTGAAGATTATGGAGAAGGAGATATAGAAGAAAGACGAGGTGGTGGGGATGAGCCACCTGAGCTTCCAGAAGGAACATCTTTCCGTGTGGACAATAAGAGGTTCTACTTTGATGTGGGCTCCAACCGCTATGGCATATTCTTGAGGGTAAGCGAGGTTAGACCACCCTATCGCAACACTATCACAGTCCCTTACAAGGTATGGACAAGGTTTGGGGACAATTTTATCAAATATGAAGAGGAAATGAGAAAAATTTACAATAGCCATAAAGAAAAGAGAATGGATGTACGTGTGGACAGTAGTGAAGAGCAAGAATGTCCTGAGTAG